A window from Malassezia japonica chromosome 1, complete sequence encodes these proteins:
- a CDS encoding uncharacterized protein (EggNog:ENOG503P114; TransMembrane:1 (n4-14c19/20o623-645i); SECRETED:SignalP(1-16); COG:S) yields MRRFALWAACVPLAAASFGFAPKRFKEEGLIDAGSLGLDGIAGSVVAWGHYNDDRFLDVFVMAEDRSAVRVHEWMHMDFAFNATPAATLTMPSDLRVVNVVPADFNYDGRVDVLVMAEPVSRTPTAAPLSLLLWRSGEHGLDTAPMLLPGATHAHPLTLDATGDLHVDLLGHAASAPQHLSIWRNELSAETPTFSLSEPALFYDQPVPPCELASPHSSAQIDLNGDCLADLFLVCATGDAAQHTYQIWTARKDGPLQYTLAQTGALPRNAGPLSFADMNRDGTIDVVFPTCERGKCTIHIAYNQQIPLCAPESPWVPHGAPERCRDPLQLCEADDAFQLNFTIADDNALLAHLDVEALTGDSQLLLEDDLSPLRTPVPIRIGDENKDGYPDLLLLTVPKGARVGETRTRLLESAPCTKRSTAQGCGDVGRRTFVPLADTVLDTFQFVRSAAFVDLDEDGTLDILVQSLQGTQLRTSLARDVHFVQNNYFHDAFFLKTLTLNAACRGRCEPQEGRPFEPWGAGLSGASYKFAVLDPNGVRRAQQVSQQPQTAYSALQPPSALFGLGRTNNYVESLFVGSTRRQEQPYLVMEGVIPNSEVVVTPWQDGASPLTWRRELFLHPGDWIPLVTAALAGLLLFLGAIVFALDLNEKREDERERQRAVHAINFDAL; encoded by the coding sequence ATGCGGCGCTTCGCACTgtgggcggcgtgcgtgccgctggcggcggcgagcttTGGGTTCGCGCCGAAGCGCTTCAAGGAGGAGGGGCTGATTGATGCTGGATCGCTTGGCCTGGACGGGATTGCGGGATCGGTCGTGGCGTGGGGGCACTACAACGACGACCGCTTCCTCGACGTGTTTGTCATGGCCGAGGACcgcagcgcggtgcgcgtccACGAGTGGATGCACATGGACTTTGCGTTTAATgcgacgcccgccgcgacgctcacgATGCCAAGCGACCTGCGCGTCGTGAACGTGGTGCCGGCCGACTTTAACTACGacgggcgcgtcgacgtgctcgtcaTGGCCGAGCCTgtgtcgcgcacgccgaccgccgcgccgctctcgctgctgctctggcgctcgggcgaGCACGGGCTGGATACGGCGCCGATGCTGCTCccgggcgcgacgcacgcacaCCCGctgacgctcgacgccaCTGGCGACCtgcacgtcgacctgctcggccacgcggccagcgcgccgcaacaCCTGTCGATCTGGCGCAACGAGCTGAGCGCCGAGACGCCCACCTTTTCTCTGAGCGAGCCTGCGCTCTTTTACGACCAGCCCGTGCCGCCGTgcgagctcgcgtcgccgcaCTCGTCCGCCCAGATCGACTTGAACGGCGACTGCCTCGCGGACCTCTTTTTGGTGTGCGCcacgggcgacgcggcgcagcacacgTACCAGATCTGGACCGCACGCAAGGACGGGCCGCTCCAATATACACTCGCGCagaccggcgcgctgccgcgcaacGCGGGGCCGCTGTCGTTTGCGGACATGAACCGCGACGGGACGATCGACGTGGTGTTCCCCACGTGTGAGCGCGGCAAGTGCACGATCCACATTGCGTACAACCAGCAGATTCCCCTGTGTGCGCCCGAAAGCCCGTGGgtgccgcacggcgcgccggagcgCTGCCGCGACCCGCTGCAGCTGTgcgaggccgacgacgcgttCCAGCTGAACTTTACGATCGCCGACGACAACGCGCTGCTCGCAcacctcgacgtcgaggcgctcaccGGGGACAGCCAGCTACTCCTCGAGGACGACCtgtcgccgctgcgcacgcctGTGCCGATCCGCATCGGCGACGAAAACAAGGACGGGTACCCCGACCTGCTGTTGCTCACCGTGCCGaaaggcgcgcgcgtcggcgagacacgcacgcgcctcctcgagagcgcgccgtgcaccaagcgctcgaccgcgcaGGGGTGCGGCGACGTGGGCCGCCGCACGTTTGTGCCACTCGCAGACACTGTGCTGGACACCTTTCAGTttgtgcgcagcgcggcatttgtcgacctcgacgaggacggcaCGCTGGATATCCTCGTGCAGTCGCTGCAGGGCACGCAGCTccgcacgtcgctcgcacGCGACGTGCACTTTGTGCAGAACAACTACTTCCATGACGCCTTCTTCCTCAAGACGCTCACGCTGAacgccgcgtgccgcggccgctgcgaGCCGCAAGAAGGCCGGCCGTTTGAGCCGTGGGGCGCGGGCCtcagcggcgcctcgtacAAATtcgcggtcctcgacccgaacggcgtgcggcgcgcgcagcaggtcaGCCAGCAGCCACAGACGGCGTacagcgcgctgcagccgccgtcggcgctctttggcctcggccgcaCGAACAACTATGTCGAGTCGCTGTTTGTCGGCAGCACACGCCGCCAGGAACAGCCATACCTCGTGATGGAGGGCGTGATCCCCAACTCCGAGGTCGTCGTGACCCCGTGGCaggacggcgcgtcgccgctcacctggcgccgcgagctcttTTTGCACCCGGGCGACTGGATCCCCCTCGTgactgcggcgctcgcaggcctcctcctcttcctcggcgCCATCGTCTTTGCACTCGACCTCAACGAGAAAcgcgaggacgagcgcgagcgccagcgcgccgtgcacgccATCAACTTTGACGCCTTGTAG
- the TRP2 gene encoding anthranilate synthase (BUSCO:EOG09262L1P; COG:E; EggNog:ENOG503NVS2), whose product MTGPVSPTLEEVREALLGTEDVPARGSIIPVYTKVAADLLTPVMAYLRLSSGAQLGQESFLLESVNTGERIGRYSFLGTRPFHVLRTGPGLEHSGDPLRHLEELMAPYQYVNLPELRMFTGGAIGYISFDCIQHFEPKTKRELRDPFGIPESVMMLCDTAVIFDHVFQTVYCVAHVHNDGSKDVDALYADACKTVQGLCTVILQEHTPLPAQGPITPSTAAPQSNVGKAGYEGFVTSLRQNILKGDIFQAVPSQRLARPTDLHPFNCYRHLRRINPSPYMFYIDCGSAQLVGASPETLCCVQKGKVAVHAIAGTVRRGKTPEEDAALAQTLLDSDKDRAEHIMLVDLARNDISRVCDPLTTTVESLMNVEKFSHVIHLTSRVTGQLRANRTKYDALRSIFPAGTLSGAPKVRAIELIQELEQERRGVYGGAVGRIDFAQDELDVCIAIRTMVFKDGVAYLQAGGGIVYDSVEEDEYIETMNKLGSNLRCLDQAEGMFSVTN is encoded by the coding sequence ATGACTGGGCCAGTGAGCCCCACGCTGGaagaggtgcgcgaggcgctgctcggcacggagGATGTGCCTGCGCGCGGCTCCATCATCCCTGTGTATACCAAGGTCGCAGCAGATCTATTGACGCCGGTCATGGCGTACCTGCGCCTGTCGTccggcgcgcagctcggccaaGAGAGCTTTTTGCTGGAGAGTGTGAATACCGGCGAGCGGATCGGGCGGTATAGTTTCCTGGGCACGCGCCCATTCCATGTGCTGCGGACGGGCCCTGGGCTCGAGCATAGCGGTGACCCCCTGCGTcacctcgaggagctcatGGCGCCGTATCAGTACGTGAATCTGCCCGAGCTCCGTATGTtcaccggcggcgcgatcggcTACATTTCCTTTGACTGTATCCAGCACTTTGAGCCGAAGAcgaagcgcgagctgcgcgacccGTTCGGCATCCCCGAGAGCGTGATGATGCTCTGCGACACGGCCGTGATCTTTGACCATGTGTTCCAGACGGTGTACTGCGTCGCGCATGTGCACAACGACGGCTCGAAAgacgtcgatgcgctgtACGCGGATGCGTGCAAGACCGTGCAAGGGCTCTGCACGGTGATCCTCCAGGAGCACACACCGCTCCCTGCCCAAGGGCCGATCACGCCGAGtacggccgcgccgcagagcAACGTCGGCAAGGCGGGCTACGAAGGCTTTGTCACGTCGCTGCGGCAAAACATCCTGAAAGGCGACATCTTCCAGGCGGTGCCGTCGCAGCGCTTGGCGCGCCCGACGGACCTGCATCCGTTCAACTGCTACCgccacctgcgccgcatcaaCCCCAGCCCGTACATGTTCTACATTGACTGCGGCTCGGcacagctcgtcggcgcgagcCCCGAGACGCTGTGCTGTGTGCAGAAAGGCAAGGTCGCCGTGCACGCGATCGCCGgcacggtgcgccgcggcaagACGCCAgaggaggacgcggcgctcgcccagacgctcctcgactCGGACAAGGACCGCGCGGAGCACATTATGCTCGTGGATCTTGCGCGCAACGATATCTCGCGCGTCTGCGACCCGCTCACGACGACCGTCGAGTCGCTGATGAACGTGGAAAAGTTTAGCCATGTGATCCACCTGACGAGCCGCGTCACGGgccagctgcgtgcgaaCCGGACCAAGTACGACGCACTGCGCTCCATCTTTCCTGCCGGCACGCTGTCCGGTGCGCCGAAAGTGCGCGCGATCGAGCTGATCCAGGAGctggagcaggagcgccgcggcgtgtaCGGTGGCGCGGTGGGCCGCATCGACTTTGCGCAAGATGAGCTGGACGTCTGCATTGCGATCCGCACGATGGTGTTCAAGGACGGCGTGGCGTACCTCCAGGCCGGTGGCGGCATTGTCTACGACAGTGTGGAAGAGGACGAGTACATCGAGACGATGAACAAGCTGGGAAGTAATCTGCGGTGCCTTGACCAGGCCGAAGGTATGTTTTCAGTGACTAACTAG
- a CDS encoding uncharacterized protein (EggNog:ENOG503NWGW; COG:P; TransMembrane:6 (o426-449i469-488o544-563i575-599o651-672i768-795o)), which translates to MGEESLFRSAAMSLIQLYIPSESVHATVTELGELGNVQFKDLNPDVAPFQRTFVADMRRLDDMDRRVQFLDAQLEKESIPARPLESAIPFLSLGGEDATRTPMFMEKLAKQLQEYEERIAQMNGSYESLQRRLQELEESKHVIRETAVFFQQAEAQPEQVRVSIDDDDHAPLLDGERARGVQGMSGPPPAFDLEFVAGTIDRAHMATLERILWRALRGNLFMNYAEIQQSFEDPSSEETVYKNVFVIFAHGTSVLAKIRKICEAMGGTLFPVESDATQREARLHEVLERIEDHENILYSTNAARRTELVKVAESIRAWGDLVRREKLVYSTMNDFQYDPRQKTMVAEGWTPTADLPSVQLALRRATEDTGAHVSSVMQTMQTKETPPTHQLVNKFTEGFQAIIDAYGFATYQEVNPGLFTVITFPFLFAVMFGDIGHGILILLASGAMVLHEKKLLRTKLDEITSMFFYGRYIIVMMGAFAVFTGLLYNDIFSLSMHLWHTGWEWPRGNGSLTAEPTGRVYPIGLDPTWHGAENNLVFTNSLKMKLSIVLGVAHMTFALFLNVPNDLHFKRKSWIVAELLPQVLFMESLFGYLVITIVYKWAVDWYAVDASGNTRNSPPGLLNMLIYMFLKPGVVDKESQLYSGQATVQSFLLLLALVCVPWMLIAKPYLLYKEHKARAGYHAVGSNRGEQRVDQNDDERELLDEAPEEEEEEEEFEIGEVVIHQIIHTIEFCLGCISNTASYLRLWALSLAHAQLSQVLWDMTIKNVFGMTGVFGVFATVFAFSLWFILTIFILCVMEGLSAFLHALRLHWVEAGSKHYQATGYPFEPLTFEEVDA; encoded by the coding sequence ATGGGCGAGGAGAGCTTGTTCCGGTCGGCGGCAATGTCGCTGATCCAGCTGTACATTCCGTCGGAGAGTGTGCATGCTACCGTGAccgagctcggtgagctGGGAAACGTGCAGTTCAAGGACCTCAACCCCGATGTCGCCCCGTTCCAGCGGACGTTTGTCGCGGacatgcgccgcctcgacgatatggaccgccgcgtgcagttcctcgacgcgcagcttgAGAAGGAGTCGATTCCTGCGCGGCCCCTCGAAAGCGCGATTCCGTTCctgtcgctcggcggcgaggatGCGACGCGCACACCGATGTTTATGGAGaagctcgccaagcagcTCCAAGAGtacgaggagcgcatcgcgcagaTGAACGGCAGCTACGAgtcgctgcagcgccgcctccaaGAGCTGGAGGAGTCGAAGCACGTCATCCGCGAGACCGCCGTCTTCTTccagcaggccgaggcgcagccggagcaggtgcgtgtgagcatcgacgacgacgaccacgcgccgctcctggacggcgagcgcgcgcgcggcgtgcagggCATGAGCGGCCCGCCCCCTGCCTTTGACCTCGAGTTCGTCGCGGGCACGATCGACCGCGCGCATatggcgacgctcgagcgcatcttgtggcgcgccctgcgcggCAACCTGTTTATGAACTACGCCGAGATCCAGCAAAGCTTCGAGGACCCGTCGAGCGAGGAGACCGTGTACAAGAACGTGTTTGTCATCTTTGCGCACGGCACGAGCGTCCTGGCCAAGATCCGCAAGATTTGCGAGGCGAtgggcggcacgctcttcccggtcgagtcggacgccacgcagcgcgaggcgcggctgcacgaggtgctcgagcggaTCGAGGACCACGAGAATATCCTGTATAGCACCAacgcggcacggcgcaccgagctcgtcaaggTCGCCGAGTCGATCCGTGCCTGGGGCGATCTCGTGCGCAGGGAGAAGCTCGTCTACTCGACCATGAACGACTTCCAGTACGACCCGCGGCAAAAGACGATGGTCGCCGAGGGCTggacgccgacggcggACCTGCCGtcggtgcagctcgcgctccgccgcgcgaccgaAGACACCGGCGCGCACGTCTCGTCGGTGATGCAGACGATGCAGACAAAAGAGACGCCGCCGACACACCAGCTCGTGAACAAGTTCACCGAGGGCTTCCAGGCGATCATCGACGCGTACGGCTTTGCTACCTACCAGGAAGTGAACCCGGGTCTCTTTACGGTTATCACCTTTCCTTTTCTCTTTGCGGTGATGTTTGGCGATATCGGGCACGGTATCCTGATTCTGCTCGCGTCGGGCGCCATGGTGCTGCACGAAAAGaagctgctgcgcaccaagctcgacgagatTACCTCGATGTTCTTCTACGGCCGCTATATTATCGTCATGATGGGCGCATTTGCCGTGTTCACCGGCCTGCTCTACAACGATATCTTTTCGCTCTCGATGCACCTCTGGCACACGGGCTGGGAGTGGCCGCGCGGCAACGGCTCGCTGACCGCCGAGCCGACGGGGCGCGTGTACCCGATCGGCCTCGACCCGACATGGCACGGCGCAGAGAACAACCTCGTGTTTACCAACTCGCTCAAGATGAAGCTCTCCATTGTGCTGGGTGTCGCGCACATGACATTTGCGCTGTTCCTCAACGTGCCCAACGACCTGCACTTTAAGCGCAAGTCGTGgatcgtcgccgagctcctgccGCAGGTGCTCTTTATGGAGTCGCTCTTTGGCTACCTCGTCATTACGATCGTCTACAAGTGGGCCGTGGACTGGtacgcggtcgacgcgagcggcaaCACGCGCAACTCGCCGCCGGGCCTGCTCAACATGCTTATCTACATGTTCCTCAAGCCGGGCGTCGTGGACAAAGAGTCGCAGCTCTACTCGGGCCAGGCGACCGTGCAGTCCTTCttgctgctcctcgcgctggtcTGTGTGCCGTGGATGCTAATCGCAAAGCCCTACCTGCTCTACAAGGAGcacaaggcgcgcgcgggctACCATGCCGTCGGCTCGaaccgcggcgagcagcgcgtcgaccagaacgacgacgagcgcgagctcctcgacgaggcgccagaggaggaagaggaggaggaagagtTTGAGATCGGTGAGGTGGTCATCCACCAGATCATCCACACGATCGAGTTCTGCCTCGGATGCATCTCCAACACCGCGTCTTACCTGCGTCTGTGGGCGCTCTcgctggcgcacgcgcagctgTCGCAGGTCTTGTGGGACATGACGATCAAGAACGTGTTTGGCATGACGGGCGTCTTTGGCGTCTTTGCCACCGTCTTTGCCTTCTCGCTCTGGTTCATCCTGACCATCTTTATTCTCTGTGTGATGGAGGGCCTCTCGGCCTTCCTGCACGCCCTCCGCCTCCACTGGGTCGAGGCGGGGTCCAAGCACTACCAGGCGACCGGCTACCCCTTTGAGCCGCTCACCTTTGAGGAAGTCGACGCATAG
- the PRP21 gene encoding SF3a splicing factor complex subunit (COG:A; BUSCO:EOG09264RIE; EggNog:ENOG503NV6A) yields MPLDLPPPAHGTSTELVMLPKEDKQESRFASSDMIYPPPDLRVIVDKTAAFVARVGPHFEARIREQERGNPKFAFVNQDDPYYAYYRQQVDVAKNGGENTPMSAGGNAAAEIDAAVQADRRTTTADTAVPDEPPPHEFAIEFPGVPAVDLDVLKLTALFTARKGPAFATGLLARESRSYQFEFLRPAHPLFSYFNLLVEQYRRVMHPSATLLEKVQSGSQGTGLPVQGAGHGGPRTRLLEGIRKRAAWAKWHADREREMVYEEKRMSSLFNEIDWQDFIVVGVVEITDADERSELPPARSRRELQNVAIAQQRMAAMVQEQPAQAWDQEAYESAALNVLGVKEKEEEQEEEDEEEGEEEEAPAPASAPAPAPTPAEAPQAPAEAPAPSGPSSTVLPTPQGPIKIRRDYKREMRTQKAPVQTTICPVCGDSVPVDSMSEHVRVELLNPKFREERQKLEQRKQEQASLAEGADPSRFLKQFAGARTDIFGGHSDEAAQAQREAQAQQLAKEKAKLVWDGHANSATSTQDALQRNASIDERIAKMQPAAPAAPTAGPQKPTVPAKRAADTDAGPKAQAPRLDAAPQYIPRKDDGSLYSESEWLSMYPYPVMVQVRLPNAPQISPKCDGRMLRLGALPLSTTIGSIRDRVLVDPLERTVGGSKLKLWIAGKPATLRQTLAFWNFANGDTIDMSLGK; encoded by the coding sequence ATGCCGCTGGatctgccgccgccggcgcacggcacgtCGACGGAGCTGGTCATGCTCCCGAAGGAGGACAAGCAAGAGAGCAGGTTCGCGTCCTCCGACATGATCTATCCCCCGCCGGATCTGCGCGTGATTGTTGACAAAACGGCGGCgttcgtcgcgcgcgtcgggccCCACTTTGAGGCGCGCATTcgcgagcaggagcgcggcaaCCCCAAGTTTGCGTTTGTGAACCAGGATGACCCGTACTATGCATACTATCGCCAGCAGGTTGATGTGGCAAAGAACGGCGGCGAAAACACGCCGATGAGCGCCGGCGGAAATGCAGCGGCGGAAATcgacgcggccgtgcaggcCGACCGCCGGACGACGACCGCAGACACGGCAGTGCcggacgagccgccgccccaCGAGTTTGCCATCGAGTTTCCGGGCGTACCGGCCGTggacctcgacgtgctcaaGCTCACCGCACTGTTTACCGCCCGCAAGGGGCCAGCCTTTGCGACGGGACTCCTCGCACGCGAGTCGCGGTCCTACCAGTTTGAGTTTCTGCGGCCTGCGCACCCGCTCTTTTCCTACTTTAATctgctggtcgagcagTACCGCCGCGTGATGCATccgtcggcgacgctcctcgaaAAGGTCCAGTCGGGCTCCCAGGGGACGGGACTGCCTGTGCAGGGCGCGGGCCACGGCGGGCCGCggacgcgcctgctcgagggcatccgcaagcgcgcggcgtgggccAAGTGGCACGCGGACCGCGAACGCGAAATGGTGTACGAGGAGAAGCGCATGTCGAGTCTGTTTAACGAGATCGACTGGCAGGACTTTAttgtcgtcggcgtcgtcgagatCACAGATGCAGACGAGCGCTCGGAGCTGCCGccagcacgctcgcgccgcgagctccaGAACGTCGCGATCGCACAGCAGCGTATGGCGGCGATGGTGCAGGAGCAGCCGGCCCAGGCGTGGGATCAGGAGGCGTACGAGTCGGCAGCGCTCAATGTGCTGGGCGTGAAGGAGAAGGAAGAAGAAcaagaggaggaggacgaagaggagggcgaagaggaggaggcgccTGCCCCGGCCTCTGCCCCAGCCCCTGCGCCAACGCCTGCCGAGGCCCCGCAAGCCCCAGCCGAGGCCCCCGCGCCGTCCGGCCCCTCCAGCACGGTCCTGCCTACTCCCCAGGGCCCGATCAAGATCCGCCGCGACTACAAGCGCGAGATGCGCACCCAAAAAGCGCCTGTGCAGACGACCATCTGCCCGGTGTGTGGCGATTCGGTTCCTGTGGACTCGATGAGCGAGCAcgtccgagtcgagctGCTGAATCCCAAGTTCCGCGAAGAGCGCCagaagctcgagcagcgcaagcaaGAGCAGGCGAGTCTTGCGGAGGGCGCGGACCCCAGCCGCTTCCTCAAGCAGTTCGCCGGCGCACGTACCGATATCTTTGGCGGCCATtccgacgaggccgcgcaggcgcagcgcgaagcccaagcgcagcagctcgcgaaAGAGAAAGCGAAGCTCGTCTGGGACGGCCACGCGAACAGTGCGACCTCTACACaagatgcgctgcagcgcaatgcgtcgatcgacgagcgcattgCCAAGATGcagcccgccgcgcctgccgcgccgacaGCCGGCCCCCAGAAGCCGACGGTGCCCGCaaagcgcgcggccgacaccgacgcgggccccaaggcgcaggcgccgcgtctgGACGCTGCTCCTCAATATATCCCCCGCAAGGACGATGGCTCTTTGTACTCCGAGTCCGAGTGGCTGTCCATGTACCCCTACCCCGTGATGGTGCAGGTGCGCCTTCCCAACGCGCCGCAGATCTCGCCCAAGTGCGACGGTCGTAtgctgcgtctcggcgcgctgccgctgaGCACGACCATCGGCAGCATCCGCGACCGCGTGCTGGTCGACcccctcgagcgcacggtTGGTGGAAGTAAGCTGAAATTGTGGATCGCCGGAAAGCCGGCGACCCTGCGGCAGACCCTGGCCTTTTGGAACTTTGCCAACGGCGACACAATCGACATGTCTCTAGGAAAATAG
- a CDS encoding 2-dehydro-3-deoxy-D-gluconate 5-dehydrogenase (EggNog:ENOG503NXBI; COG:Q), with amino-acid sequence MFRLRVRTMLATHARCAVRGYATQTQHALRMLLVGCPGSGKGTLSARIERQFGVPIVTAGDLLRWHMANHTELGSEAAKVIKEGRLMPDQTMMALVGQKIVEMGDHDWILDGFPRTGGQAQLLSDSLEKKHRPLSLVVNLCVPEEVILQRILERWTHIPSGRVYNLSFNPPKQPGVDDVTGEPLEKRDDDNPETFRKRIVSFHEQTEPMIDHFRSLQCPTDPSRPLLVDLAGKTSNEIWPKLQALLLERFPHLKSRV; translated from the exons ATGTTCCGGCTTCGCGTCCGGACGAtgctcgcgacgcacgcgaggtgcgcagtGCGGGGGTACGCGACGCAGACGcagcatgcgctgcgcatgctgcTGGTGGGATGTccg GGATCGGGCAAGGGAACGCTttcggcgcgcatcgagcgccagTTTGGCGTGCCGATCGTCACCGCGGGTGACTTGCTGCGGTGGCACATGGCCAACCACACCGAGCTGggcagcgaggcggccaAGGTCATCAAGGAGGGCCGCCTCATGCCGGACCAGACGATGATGGCGCTTGTCGGCCAAAAGATCGTCGAGATGGGCGACCACGACTGGATCCTCGACGGGTTTCCGCGCACCGGAGGCCAGGCGCAGCTACTCagcgactcgctcgagaAGAAGCACAGGCCTCTGTCGCTCGTTGTCAACCTGTGTGTGCCGGAAGAAGTCATCttgcagcgcatcctcgagcgcTGGACGCATATTCCCTCGGGCCGCGTCTA CAACCTCTCCTTTAATCCGCCCAAGCAGCCCGGCGTGGACGACGTGAccggcgagccgctcgagaagcgcgacgacgacaaTCCGGAGACCTTCCGCAAGCGCATCGTCTCGTTCCACGAGCAGACCGAGCCCATGATCGACCACTTCCGCTCGCTCCAGTGCCCGACGGACCCCTCGCGCCCGCTCCTCGTGGACCTTGCGGGGAAGACGAGCAACGAGATCTGGCCCaagctgcaggcgctcctcctcgagcgcttccCGCACTTGAAAAGTAGGGTATAG
- a CDS encoding uncharacterized protein (TransMembrane:7 (o20-43i55-77o107-132i144-165o185-204i216-236o242-264i); EggNog:ENOG503NXYF): MGLDASEPAPALPSFALSFPVQVAAMGIVLAMAVVMTLHLVFTAPFHYPLSRLNFILQLTGTLLFLVNVAASLGVVLRDLRHYAQVWPHVMPYASEPLPPPVGRWTVAQVVFFTLLQSATTASAHITHIQFLTLLFPSALEKRLILWMLGPLALVQAGMFFTSLADQRNVKVLDLGDAIQNICESTLALLYTIALVVWGTFVNWRRAWRTDGATAMFGAAALFLAFVKTVISFVHIVYDRTYWIQLISWALTVWQSWLGFWWWVSAGMGIGEVEDRLRRQERARQRHARRQRRQCKQEPSDSTDVSSTALQRLLGTLSPRRTSTVGESIPMAARPSHQNEDAPQAPQTGDSPLSEVLTHSETQPESASSGLSQHTTTYGTASEVLPWVVRMGRVIERHQPNIIRQRLDRLRIAHQRAAMQAVPRQASAYAQVTNRAGEAGPSVLGMQGTRPRLTSKALAPKSDEENAIARMRLQDRTTYD; encoded by the exons ATgggcctcgacgcgtcggagccggcgccggcgctgccgtCGTTCGCGCTGAGCTTCCCGGTGCAGGTCGCGGCGATGGGCATCGTGCTTGCGATGGCCGTCGTCATGACGCTGCACCTCGTGTTTACGGCGCCGTTTCACTACCCCCTGAGCAGGCTCAACTTTATTTTGCAGCTCACCGGCACGCTCCTGTTTTTGGTCAATGTcgcggcgtcgctcggTGTGGTGCTGCGGGACTTGCGGCATTACGCGCAGGTGTGGCCCCATGTGATGCCGTACGCGTCCGAGCCGCTCCCGCCACCCGTCGGCCGCTGGACAGTGGCGCAGGTGGTCTTTTTCACGCTCCTGCAGTCGGCGaccaccgcctcggctcat ATCACGCATATCCAGTTCCTCACGCTGCTATTTCCGTCCGCGCTCGAGAAACGGCTTATCCTGTGGATGCTCGGGCCGTTGGCGCTTGTCCAGGCGGGCATGTTTTTTACGAGCCTCGCTGACCAACGCAATGtcaaggtgctcgaccTGGGCGATGCGATCCAGAACATTTGCGAGAGCACCCTCGCACTCCTCTATACCATTGCGCTCGTGGTATGGGGAACCTTTGTCAactggcgccgcgcatggCGCACAGACGGTGCGACGGCCATGTttggcgccgcggcgctctttcTCGCCTTCGTCAAGACCGTGATTAGTTTCGTGCACATTGTGTACGACCGCACCTACTGGATCCAGCTGATCTCGTGGGCGCTTACTGTCTGGCAGAGCTGGCTGGGCTTTTGGTGGTGGGTGAGCGCTGGCATG GGCATTGGCGAAGTTGAAGaccggctgcggcggcaggagcgcgcgcgccagcgacacgcacgccgccagcgccgccagTGCAAGCAGGAGCCGTCCGACTCGACCGACGTCTCGTCCACGGcactgcagcgcctcttggGCACGCTGAGCCcccggcgcacgtcgacggTCGGCGAGTCGATCCCgatggcggcgcgcccgtcgcACCAGAACGAGGACGCAccgcaggcgccgcagacCGGCGACAGTCCGCTCTCCGAGGTGCTTACGCACAGCGAGACGCAGCCcgagagcgcctcgagcgggCTGAGCCAGCACACGACCACGTACggcaccgcgtccgagGTGCTGCCGTGGGTCGTGCGCATGGGCCGTGTGATCGAGCGGCACCAGCCGAATATCATccggcagcgcctcgaccggctgcgcatcgcccaccagcgcgcggcgatgcaggCGGTGCCGCGCCAGGCGAGCGCCTATGCCCAAGTCACGAACCGTGCCGGGGAGGCGGGCCCGTcggtgctcggcatgcAAGGCACGCGCCCGCGGCTTACCAGCaaggcgctggcgccgaaaagcgacgaggagaacGCGATTGCCCGCATGCGGCTGCAGGACCGCACGACGTACGACTAG